One stretch of bacterium DNA includes these proteins:
- a CDS encoding 4Fe-4S binding protein, whose translation MIRSKLKQLSVGIKAGRVTLKYPFEPHPTPPGYRGKVTINAERCTGCGGCATVCPARLIKITDISPEWRIIRRHLERCIHCGRCAEACSERAVEMSLEFENATPDKHDLLIEQKIYMGTCKRCGRCYVPFSVLDRHMQIGFRKDEDINGI comes from the coding sequence ATGATAAGAAGCAAGCTAAAACAATTATCAGTTGGAATTAAAGCCGGTAGGGTTACGCTGAAGTATCCCTTTGAGCCGCATCCTACTCCTCCCGGTTATCGTGGCAAGGTAACGATAAATGCGGAGAGATGCACGGGATGCGGCGGATGTGCCACGGTTTGCCCTGCTCGCCTAATAAAGATAACCGATATATCGCCTGAGTGGCGAATAATAAGGAGACATTTGGAGAGATGCATCCATTGCGGTAGATGCGCTGAGGCTTGCTCTGAAAGGGCAGTTGAGATGTCCTTAGAGTTTGAAAACGCGACTCCCGATAAGCATGACCTTTTGATTGAACAGAAGATATATATGGGGACCTGCAAGCGCTGTGGGCGCTGCTATGTCCCCTTCAGTGTTTTGGATAGGCATATGCAAATCGGCTTCAGAAAGGATGAGGATATAAATGGGATATAG
- a CDS encoding NADH-quinone oxidoreductase subunit H translates to MNYLQAGIVTILCILSAPLFDGIMRKWRARIHSRMGPPIHQTYLDLLKLFGKEDITRSPLAVLYIACIATATFVLALRGDIITFIYLLTASSICLVLYSLLMGNPFAVAGGSREVMMFVIVEPVMAAAFLSYAIKAQSFLISHIIAWSNVYGINISSIFAIIAMLLAMQAQMGKLPFDLAEAEQELVGGVFMEASGSTLALFKWGLALRQFLIAYLIAFVFIPWPTTWGVPLFILTLVKALIILFCAVTVEAVFPRLRIDQALGFYARVLIAASFMAIAFSTLGV, encoded by the coding sequence ATGAATTATTTACAAGCGGGGATAGTCACCATTCTCTGCATTCTCTCTGCTCCCTTGTTTGATGGTATAATGAGGAAATGGAGGGCGAGGATTCATTCCCGGATGGGACCTCCCATCCACCAAACTTATCTTGATTTATTGAAGCTCTTCGGGAAGGAGGACATAACGAGGTCTCCCTTAGCTGTCCTTTATATCGCTTGCATAGCAACCGCGACATTTGTCCTTGCATTAAGAGGGGATATAATCACTTTCATTTATCTTCTCACTGCCTCTTCAATTTGTCTGGTTCTCTATTCCCTTCTTATGGGAAATCCTTTTGCCGTCGCAGGTGGAAGTAGAGAGGTAATGATGTTCGTTATAGTGGAACCCGTTATGGCTGCTGCCTTTTTATCCTATGCTATAAAGGCTCAGAGCTTCCTCATATCCCATATCATTGCTTGGAGCAATGTTTACGGAATAAATATCTCAAGCATTTTCGCCATCATAGCGATGTTGCTCGCTATGCAGGCGCAAATGGGGAAACTTCCTTTTGATTTGGCTGAAGCTGAGCAGGAACTTGTTGGAGGAGTTTTTATGGAGGCGTCCGGCTCAACCTTAGCTCTCTTTAAATGGGGATTAGCCCTCCGCCAATTCCTCATTGCTTACCTCATAGCCTTTGTGTTCATCCCCTGGCCTACCACCTGGGGAGTGCCTCTGTTTATCTTAACCCTGGTTAAGGCGTTGATTATCCTCTTTTGCGCCGTAACTGTGGAAGCGGTCTTCCCACGCCTCAGGATAGACCAGGCGCTGGGATTTTACGCAAGAGTTTTGATAGCCGCTTCCTTTATGGCGATAGCATTCTCCACACTGGGGGTGTAA
- a CDS encoding NADH-quinone oxidoreductase subunit K: MGYSETVLKLISSFSLALIITSFGAVVTRNLRYATYIYAVQALLLTTIISLFATASPTLFLWAAVAFITKFLIITWLLLSFIKGMPEYEVKAIIGFAPSVVIVTLLVIILYEITHKYVHFLAPTTLATEEPFRTNVAVSLIVFTLGLYGILTRRDAFKTAIGLCLLENGAHLSLVSLAPGLRETVIIGIVTDVVLGVYLLLFIIRGLREVAGTTDTYHLTELHW, encoded by the coding sequence ATGGGATATAGTGAGACAGTTCTGAAGCTTATATCGTCTTTTTCCTTAGCGCTGATAATCACCTCCTTCGGAGCGGTTGTCACGAGGAACCTCCGCTATGCAACCTATATTTACGCTGTTCAGGCGCTTCTCTTGACCACGATTATCTCCCTATTCGCCACGGCATCTCCCACTCTTTTCCTTTGGGCAGCGGTAGCGTTCATCACCAAGTTCCTCATCATAACTTGGCTCCTTTTAAGCTTTATCAAGGGGATGCCGGAATATGAGGTAAAGGCAATTATCGGCTTCGCTCCCTCCGTTGTAATCGTCACCCTACTGGTCATCATCTTATATGAGATTACCCATAAATATGTCCATTTCCTTGCTCCCACAACACTCGCTACGGAGGAGCCCTTCCGCACGAATGTAGCGGTATCCCTTATCGTCTTCACGCTCGGTTTATACGGGATTCTTACCCGTAGGGATGCCTTCAAAACAGCGATTGGTCTTTGCCTTTTGGAAAACGGTGCCCATCTCTCCCTCGTAAGCCTCGCCCCCGGGCTGAGGGAAACGGTGATAATCGGAATTGTGACCGATGTCGTCCTGGGAGTTTATCTGCTCCTTTTTATAATCAGAGGCTTGAGGGAAGTAGCAGGTACCACCGATACTTATCATTTAACAGAATTACACTGGTGA